CTTATTCTAGAGCATCTTACCATATTAGTTTAGCAAATGAGTTTTTAAGACAAACTACAGATGATAAATTAGAAGCAAGAGGAGTTGATGCTAGCCTAAAAGCGGAGATAGCAACTTTTAGAGCAGAAGCACGTTTTCTAAGAGCTTTCTCTTATGTGAATTTGATGGACTTGTTCGGGAATGTGCCAATTACTACAGAAGCTGATCCAGTTGGATTCTTTTACCCGGTACAAAAATCAAGAGCAGAAGTTTTTGCTTTTGTAGAATCTGAATTGAAAGATTTAGATAACAGCCTTGCTAACGCAAGAGCAAATGAATATGGTAGAGTTGATAAAGTAGCTGCTAAATTTTTATTGGCGCAGATTTATCTAAATTCTAAAGTATACACTGGAACGGAAAGAAATAATGAGGTGGCTACTTTATGTACAGAAATCATTAATTCTGGATATACATTTGCAAATGTTCCTTATGCTTATTTGTTCTCTGCGGATAATGATAAAAACGGAGCTCAAAATGAATTTATTTTTCCAATTATTAGTGACGGTATTGCTATTAGAGCAACTGGTGGAGGAATGAGTTTTATTCTTCACGCATCGATTGGAGGAAGTATGGATGCTGCTTCAAGAGGTATGGACGGTGGATGGCAGGGAACCAGAACTCGTAAAGAGTTTGTGGGACTTTTTCCTGATGCAACTGCTACTGGAGATAAAAGAGGTACATTTTATACAGATGGGCAAACTTTAGATATTACTAATATATCAACATTCACCAATGGTTATGCTGTAACAAAGTATATTAATAAAAAAGCAGACGGTTCCGCAGCTCAGAGAACTGATATTCCAGATACAGATTTTCCAATGTTTAGAGTTTCTGATGCTTATTTAATGTATGCTGAGGCAACCCTAAGAGGAGCTTCAACAGGAAATATAGCTACAGCATTAGGTTATATAAACCAAATTAGAACAAGAGCGGGTGCACAGAATATCTCTACTGCACAATTGACACTTGATTTTCTTTTGGATGAAAGAGGGAGAGAATTATTCTGGGAATGTCACAGAAGAACTGATTTGATTCGTTTTGGTAAATTTACTGGAGGATCTAAAATATGGCAATGGAAAGGTGGCGTGATGAATGGTACTGCTACAGAATCGTATAGAGATTTAATGCCAATTCCTTCTAAAACAATTCAGGCAAATCCAACTTTGAAACAAAATCCAGGATACTAACATCTAATAGAACTGAAAAATGAAAAAAATATATAAAGTTTTAATCGCATTTGTTGGTGTATTAGCGGTATCATGTAATGCTGATGCTGTAGACGAAAGACCAGTTCTTGATACGCTTTTGGCACCAGAGATTACTGCACCAGCAACGGGACAAAATTATGTTCTTGATGTTGAAAAAGCATCAGAAGAAGTTGCTAAATTTAAATGGTCCGCAGCTGAATATTCTAATACAGTATCTGTAAGATACAGTTTGTTAATAGATAAAAAGGGAGGGGATTTTACTGGAGCAAAAGTTCTTGAAGCTACTACGAATAATACTACTGAGGTATCTGTGCTTGCTAAAGATTTAAATCAGGCAGCAATTGATCTTGGAGGTGTGCCAGAAGTAGCAGCGCAATATGATGTAAAAATTACATCAAATGTTTCAGGCGGATTTGTTCAGGTTTCAAAAGGATTGATTTCGATCACTGTAACTCCTTATGTTGGAAAAGTTGATTATAAATTCGACGATTGGTATTTAGTTGGAGACGCAACAGTTTCTGGTTGGGATAACAATAAAGGAAATCAGATTTTATTTAGAAGTGCAACAAATGCAAATGAATATAAATTTATAGGATTCTTCAAAAAAGGTGTATTTAAGGCTATTAAAAACTTAGGAAGCTGGGCTCCAATGTATGGAGGTAAAGATGGATCTTTAATTTATAGAGCTACAGAAGGTGATGCAGATCCTGCTAGTTTTGAAATTGCAGCAGATGGTTATTACACTTTTGTGATGGATGTTCAAAAATTGACCTATACATTAGCTCCATATGCAGCAGGTGCAACAGCGACGGTTTACAATACTGTAGGTATTATTGGAGATGCAACTGCTAAAGGATGGGATGCTTCGACACCAATGGTAAAATCTACTTTTAATGCTCATATCTGGACATTGGGTGTAACGCCTTTAAATGATGGAGGAATGAAGTTTAGAGCAAATGACGCTTGGGATGTTTCATGGGGAGGAACTACTGCCTTTTCAGGTGGAGGAAACGGTGAAAACATACCGGTAGCAAAATCTAAATATCTTATTTATTTTAATGATTTAGACGGAAGTTATGTAATGATTCCTAATCAATAAGACTTCAGTTAATAACTGGAAAAGGGCTATCAGCAGATAGCCCTTTTTTAATCAAACTAACTAATTAGCTAACCACTACTATTATGAAAAGAATTTTACTATCAATATTTTTATTGATGGCGGTAACTGCCTTTGCCCAGCAACAAACAGTTACTTATTCAATAAATCCAGCAACTTTTGAAGAAACAACTCCGATTACAATTACCATTAATGGAAATAGTGTTAACGAAACTTCAT
This portion of the Flavobacterium panacagri genome encodes:
- a CDS encoding RagB/SusD family nutrient uptake outer membrane protein yields the protein MKISFKYISYFFLFVLGISMTLTSCTDDLNVTPKDDDEFLSETFFQDPASYKQVLAKLYAGLYVGGNDGDGSPDISGLGGDFSSYLRLLFVTQELPTDEAVIAWADGALPTLNTQTWSPVNEFLYGTYSRASYHISLANEFLRQTTDDKLEARGVDASLKAEIATFRAEARFLRAFSYVNLMDLFGNVPITTEADPVGFFYPVQKSRAEVFAFVESELKDLDNSLANARANEYGRVDKVAAKFLLAQIYLNSKVYTGTERNNEVATLCTEIINSGYTFANVPYAYLFSADNDKNGAQNEFIFPIISDGIAIRATGGGMSFILHASIGGSMDAASRGMDGGWQGTRTRKEFVGLFPDATATGDKRGTFYTDGQTLDITNISTFTNGYAVTKYINKKADGSAAQRTDIPDTDFPMFRVSDAYLMYAEATLRGASTGNIATALGYINQIRTRAGAQNISTAQLTLDFLLDERGRELFWECHRRTDLIRFGKFTGGSKIWQWKGGVMNGTATESYRDLMPIPSKTIQANPTLKQNPGY
- a CDS encoding SusE domain-containing protein — its product is MKKIYKVLIAFVGVLAVSCNADAVDERPVLDTLLAPEITAPATGQNYVLDVEKASEEVAKFKWSAAEYSNTVSVRYSLLIDKKGGDFTGAKVLEATTNNTTEVSVLAKDLNQAAIDLGGVPEVAAQYDVKITSNVSGGFVQVSKGLISITVTPYVGKVDYKFDDWYLVGDATVSGWDNNKGNQILFRSATNANEYKFIGFFKKGVFKAIKNLGSWAPMYGGKDGSLIYRATEGDADPASFEIAADGYYTFVMDVQKLTYTLAPYAAGATATVYNTVGIIGDATAKGWDASTPMVKSTFNAHIWTLGVTPLNDGGMKFRANDAWDVSWGGTTAFSGGGNGENIPVAKSKYLIYFNDLDGSYVMIPNQ